Proteins from a single region of Thunnus albacares chromosome 16, fThuAlb1.1, whole genome shotgun sequence:
- the LOC122965622 gene encoding adhesion G-protein coupled receptor G2-like: protein MGTQKQRIKDKYIINFTSTGSHCLNCNNPVKKPERTINLKQNVTVDKKGKLDPAQAVKIVNDIPSIVASFRESSAELNAGGGVTGAVVKKTEPEDVDEVSFAYLSPNDSMNIIDSRDFLSPFSRSVTVSKQAFEKAFDSKVSEAFAAVLRFNNMAQDELNSTVLNDEVVAIEMGVAITNLTDKISINFRNLKYEGIPSCRSWNGEGNQPNWTDDGCETIQDGDNITCRCSHLTFFAILLAPLNETISSSDLNTLTIITQVGCGLSMFFLGIVLFMHFFMRKTKTSKTTWLLIHLVLAMFLLNLTFLINSVVAKMKNSVVCKIMAAFMHYFMLATFTWFAVQAFHLCLQLYTRGNISIHRYILKVSVTSWVLPSVVVIVLFILGKYGEQVIHTYNTENNEAMCWITDSDVHYIVNIGYYVLVFLFTFTTFIIMLSWLFCLKRTKEGNVQMSRNGKNIVTILGLCCMLGITWGFAFFAYGALRIPSYYIFTALNSFQGFFLFIYHYNTRQWEEVKIGVNKNPDNISSISTLNTSLDNHENPYTNQPGKK, encoded by the exons ATGG GTACGCAAAAACAACGGATCAAGGACAAGTACATCATCAACTTCACAAGTACAGGGAGCCATTGCCTCAACTGTAATAATCCAGTGAAAAAGCCTGAGAGGACAATTAAtttgaaacaaaatgtaacagttgataaaaaaggaaaacttgACCCTGCTCAAGCTGT TAAAATCGTGAACGATATTCCCAGCATCGTTGCCTCTTTCCGTGAGTCTTCAGCTGAATTGAATGCAGGAGGGGGAGTCACGGGTGCCGTAGTGAAGAAAACGGAGCCCGAGGATGTAGACGAAGTGTCCTTTGCTTATTTATCTCCGAATGACTCCATGAAT ATTATAGACAGCAGAGATTTTCTGTCTCCGTTTTCAAGATCTGTTACAGTGTCAAAACAAGCTTTTGAAAAAGCTTTCGATTCGAAAGTGAGTGAagcatttgcagctgttttgcGATTCAACAATATGGCTCAG GATGAGTTGAACAGCACTGTTTTAAATGATGAAGTTGTAGCAATTGAAATGGGAGTTGCTATCACCAATCTCACAGACAAAATATCCATCAATTTTCGGAACTTGAAATAc GAAGGAATTCCAAGTTGCCGATCATGGAATGGTGAAG GAAACCAGCCAAACTGGACAGATGATGGATGTGAGACAATACAAGATGGAGACAACATTACATGCCGGTGTTcgcatttgacattttttgctaTCTTATTG GCTCCCCTTAATGAAACCATCTCTAGTTCTGATTTGAACACTCTCACCATCATCACTCAAGTTGGCTGTGGCTTGTCCATGTTCTTCCTCGGCATAGTCCTCTTCATGCACTTCTTTATGAG GAAGACCAAGACCAGTAAGACCACCTGGCTCCTCATCCACCTCGTGTTGGCCATGTTCCTGCTTAACCTCACCTTCCTGATCAACAGTGTTGTGGCAAAAATGAAGAACTCAGTGGTTTGTAAGATCATGGCGGCGTTCATGCACTACTTCATGTTGGCCACTTTCACTTGGTTTGCTGTGCAGGCCTTCCACCTCTGCCTGCAGCTGTACACAAGGGGCAACATTTCAATTCATCGCTACATACTCAAAGTCTCTGTCACCAGCTGGG TTCTTCCGAGTGTAGTGGTGATTGTCCTGTTCATATTAGGAAAATATGGTGAACAAGTCATCCACACgtataacactgaaaataatgaagCCAT GTGCTGGATAACAGACAGTGACGTCCACTACATTGTCAACATAGGCTACTATGTTTTGGTCTTCCTCTTCACCTTCACTACCTTCATCATCATGCTGTCCTGGCTCTTTTGCCTCAAGAGAACCAAAGAAGGCAACGTACAAATGAGCAGAAATGGCAAAAATATTGTAACCATACTGGGACTGTGCTGCATGCTGGGCATCACATGGGGTTTTGCCTTCTTCGCCTATGGTGCCCTCCGGATCCCCTCCTACTACATTTTCACGGCCCTAAACTCTTTCCAAG gtttcttcctgttcatcTACCACTACAACACCAGACAGTGGGAAGAGGTAAAAATTGGCGTGAACAAAAACCCAGACAACATCAGCAGCATTTCCACTCTCAACACCAGTCTAGACAACCACGAGAACCCCTACACCAACCAGCCAGGCAAAAAATAA
- the knstrn gene encoding small kinetochore-associated protein isoform X1, whose product MSSKIPRGEQGKQLPAETKKTATVNAVQRSDGILKPQKENVPRKNAASKGYKGVSTRHEQQAELMEQNQNLMAAKEELQKNLTETQQRVTDLELQFNDLEKENAEVQKNLKDCLVLLVAAKIDPVLGERVGEPAQQNEDQRKEVMSVSADLLNELKAFGDTASQQRSQLEEIQTTMTDCTKARELMLQERENFSLEAAEMEKALKEAEALLL is encoded by the exons ATGTCTTCGAAAATTCCCAGAGGCGAGCAGG gtAAGCAGTTACctgcagaaacaaagaaaacagcaactGTAAATGCTGTCCAAAGATCAGATGGTATCCTTAAACCTCAAAAAGAAAACGTACCAAG AAAAAATGCTGCTTCTAAAGGTTACAAAGG GGTCTCCACAAGGCATGAGCAGCAGGCAGAGCTCATGGAGCAAAATCAGAATTTGATGGCTGCCAAGGAGGAACTGCAGAAAAACCTCACAGAGACACAG CAAAGGGTAACTGATTTGGAGCTGCAGTTCAATGACCTAGAAAAGGAGAATGCAGAGGTACAGAAAAACCTGAAGGACTGTCTTGTGCTCCTAGTTGCTGCAAAAATAGACCCAG TTTTAGGGGAGAGAGTTGGAGAACCTGCACAACAAAATGAAGATCAAAGAAAGGAAGTAATg AGTGTCTCTGCAGACCTGCTGAATGAATTAAAGGCCTTTGGTGACACTGCATCACAGCAGCGCTCTCAGCTAGAG GAAATCCAGACAACAATGACAGACTGTACTAAAGCACGAGAACTTATGCTGCAGGAAAGGGAGAACTTTTCCCTGGAGGCTGCTGAAATGGAAAAAGCACTCAAGGAAGCAGAAGCTCTCTTACTCTAA
- the knstrn gene encoding small kinetochore-associated protein isoform X2, whose protein sequence is MSSKIPRGKQLPAETKKTATVNAVQRSDGILKPQKENVPRKNAASKGYKGVSTRHEQQAELMEQNQNLMAAKEELQKNLTETQQRVTDLELQFNDLEKENAEVQKNLKDCLVLLVAAKIDPVLGERVGEPAQQNEDQRKEVMSVSADLLNELKAFGDTASQQRSQLEEIQTTMTDCTKARELMLQERENFSLEAAEMEKALKEAEALLL, encoded by the exons ATGTCTTCGAAAATTCCCAGAG gtAAGCAGTTACctgcagaaacaaagaaaacagcaactGTAAATGCTGTCCAAAGATCAGATGGTATCCTTAAACCTCAAAAAGAAAACGTACCAAG AAAAAATGCTGCTTCTAAAGGTTACAAAGG GGTCTCCACAAGGCATGAGCAGCAGGCAGAGCTCATGGAGCAAAATCAGAATTTGATGGCTGCCAAGGAGGAACTGCAGAAAAACCTCACAGAGACACAG CAAAGGGTAACTGATTTGGAGCTGCAGTTCAATGACCTAGAAAAGGAGAATGCAGAGGTACAGAAAAACCTGAAGGACTGTCTTGTGCTCCTAGTTGCTGCAAAAATAGACCCAG TTTTAGGGGAGAGAGTTGGAGAACCTGCACAACAAAATGAAGATCAAAGAAAGGAAGTAATg AGTGTCTCTGCAGACCTGCTGAATGAATTAAAGGCCTTTGGTGACACTGCATCACAGCAGCGCTCTCAGCTAGAG GAAATCCAGACAACAATGACAGACTGTACTAAAGCACGAGAACTTATGCTGCAGGAAAGGGAGAACTTTTCCCTGGAGGCTGCTGAAATGGAAAAAGCACTCAAGGAAGCAGAAGCTCTCTTACTCTAA